From a single Brassica napus cultivar Da-Ae chromosome C9, Da-Ae, whole genome shotgun sequence genomic region:
- the LOC106441117 gene encoding F-box protein At5g52880, with protein MKTRIDDQSKPQTMIQEKYTKRYQNLKVAEALSNNHLYPFACNELSSIIDLGYSQLPKDLKAFIFRDCLSAFRLLPDMNTSAAVSAANLLVKSVESAFPKQKKNLAIVEFKQAKVALKRRTKGHDEHIDLPSLPQDILVHIFSFLDVYSLLSSSQVSRSWNQATSEGSLWRSLFDLHFSHKVSIHIHPGFDWREAFKNEYILYKSSKMLRSGRGYCSYCDSVVWHDNLRCPKKQCRLKSGKKPLDLMLTHQVVNYLLGTTSSSDESDSEDEAVRGLWAYPTLQ; from the exons ATGAAAACTCGGATAGATGATCAAAGCAAACCCCAGACGATGATTCAAGAAAAATATACGAAGAGATACCAAAATCTAAAGGTAGCAGAAGCCCTCTCGAATAATCATCTCTACCCATTTGCTTGCAATGAACTGAGCTCCATTATAGATCTTGGTTACTCTCAATTACCCAAAGACCTCAAAGCTTTCATCTTTCGAGATTGTCTCTCCGCTTTTCGTCTTCTTCCCGA CATGAACACATCAGCTGCTGTTTCAGCGGCTAACCTTCTCGTCAAGAGCGTGGAATCAGCATTCCCTAAACAGAAGAAGAACTTAGCCATTGTAGAGTTTAAGCAGGCAAAAGTAGCACTTAAGAGACGCACTAAGGGCCATGACGAACATATAG ATTTGCCTTCACTTCCGCAAGATATCCTTGTTCATATCTTCAGTTTCCTTGATGTATATTCCTTACTCTCCTCATCCCAAGTCTCTCG CTCATGGAACCAAGCAACGTCTGAAGGCTCTCTGTGGCGTTCACTATTTGATCTTCACTTCAGTCACAAAGTCTCGATTCATATTCATCCCGGTTTTGACTGGAGAGAAGCCTTTAAGAACGAATATATCT TGTATAAATCATCAAAGATGTTAAGATCTGGTCGGGGATACTGCAGTTACTGCGACTCCGTTGTTTGGCACGACAACTTGAGATGTCCGAAGAAACAATGTCGGTTGAAATCAGGCAAGAAGCCACTCGACCTCATGTTAACTCACCAG GTTGTTAACTATTTACTGGGGACAACGAGTTCGTCCGATGAAAGTGATTCGGAGGATGAGGCTGTCCGTGGACTATGGGCTTATCCAACGCTACAGTAG
- the LOC125593019 gene encoding membrane-associated kinase regulator 5-like: MDALSFVKFWLTNNTNGNKPCREIRISESAVESSTALGDSEVDLCEEDDSFFELEISLSDFSLKKNKIPEETEEKQNTFPVSKSKVLPFVETTSKPQSPITLLQPSEKLRAFSFKKSTTTEKKEPNSRSLNVRFRFEDETTRCEDSASSVPSSSKRFFDLIKPLYNKTTKKQSINSVSTSPAAREKQRSNITRSVRRQLGKSRSASAAVGAMSPVKRLDESLQVQQDGIQSAILHCKKSFHGSRESPMLSRSTSESSSQEKLSTSSSEDSYLFSRMSSDSMSEKSIDSLTSIKEQREKISD, translated from the exons atGGATGCTCTTAGCTTTGTGAAATTTTGGCTAACCAATAACACCAACGGCAATAAACCCTGCCGTGAAATCAGAATCTCAGAATCCGCCGTTGAATCCTCCACCGCATTGGGAGACTCCGAAGTTGATCTCTGCGAAGAAGACGATTCTTTCTTCGAGCTCGAGATCTCTCTCTCCGACTTCTccttaaagaaaaacaaaattcctgaagaaacagaagaaaaacaGAACACGTTCCCTGTCTCCAAAAGCAAAGTCCTCCCTTTCGTCGAAACCACCTCGAAACCTCAATCTCCAATCACTCTCCTACAACCCAGTGAAAAGCTCCGTGCTTTCTCCTTCAAGAAGTCAACGACGACGGAGAAGAAAGAACCCAACAGCAGAAGCCTCAACGTAAGGTTCAGATTCGAAGACGAGACAACGAGGTGTGAAGACTCTGCTTCCTCCGTTCCTTCCTCCTCAAAAAGATTCTTTGATCTCATTAAGCCATTGTACAATAAAACAACGAAAAAACAGAGCATCAACAGTGTATCCACTTCACCGGCGGCGAGAGAGAAACAGAGGAGTAATATTACTCGAAGTGTGAGGAGACAACTTGGGAAGAGCCGGTCGGCGTCTGCGGCTGTCGGAGCCATGTCTCCGGTGAAGAGACTCGACGAGTCTTTACAAGTGCAACAAGATGGGATTCAAAGTGCGATTCTCCATTGCAAGAAATCGTTTCACGGTTCGAGAG AATCTCCTATGTTGTCCCGATCTACTAGTGAATCTTCCTCACAAGAGAAACTCAGTACTTCGTCTTCTGAAG attCGTATTTGTTTTCAAGAATGTCAAGCGATTCAATGTCGGAGAAATCAATCGATAGTCTGACTTCAATCAAGGAACAGAGGGAGAAGATTAGCGATTAG